From the genome of Chloroflexota bacterium:
AGTCAGCGCCTACTGTCATAGCTAGTGGATCAATGATGACGTCCTCACGAAGGATACCCAATGCCTCTGCCCGCTCGATGATCTTGCAAGCGATGGCCACTCGCCGGCCAGCCTCTTTCGGTATCCCCTCGTCATCTATTGTCAGGGCAATGACGGCGGTCCCGTATTCCTTCACCAGAGGCAGAACCCTCTCCATGGAGCGCTGCTCGCCATTCACCGAGTTGATGATCGCTTTGCCGGGGTATACCTTGAGAGCCGTCTCCAGTGCTTTGGGGTTTCTGCTGTCGAGGCAAAGAGGAACATCTACCGCATTTATCACTGTTTGAATCGCCTGAGGTAGCAAGGCAACTTCGTCGAGGCCAGGCACGCCGACATTGATATCCAGAATATCTGCACCAGCCTGAACCTGAGATAAGGCTTCCTTCTGTAAGAAACCCAGGTCGCCTTCCTGCAATGTCGCCGTCAACTTCTTCTTGCCTGTGGGGTTGAGACGCTCTCCAATGAGCACCGTCGGCCGTCCGTGACTAATCAATACCTCTTGTGTCACAGACGATACTCTGGTTTCCATGAATCACCTCGCACTTTGTCCGATGCGTAGCGCTCTGGCAAAGGTCTGAGCAAAATCAGGGGTCGCACCCAGTTCGATGTACTGGACGCGATGGGCTATCATCTGGGCCTCCGCCCGTTTGCTGTCTGAGATCAAGGCCATCTTGGCTCCCATGCCGGCAGCATTACCAACCTGGCGAAAACGGTTGAGCGGTAACTGCGGCAGCATGCCTATTGCCACAGCACTGGCCACATCAACGTAGGTGCCGAAGGCCCCTGCGATGACGACTTGCTGAATATCCTGCTCAGAGTGTCCCCTAGCCTGCAGAAGGACATCAATGCCGGTGCGTATTGCCCCCTTGGCCAGTTGCAGTTGTCTCACGTCCTGTTGAGTTATGGTAACGGCGAGACGGCCGTTTCGTTCTTCCTCGTTGACCAGCACGAACTCGCGTTGCCCCTCAACATGTCGCACTCGGGGGTGATCGCCAATTCTTCCGCTGGCATCCAGCACACCAGCCAGGTAAAGCTGTGCCATGGCATCGAGTATGCCAGATCCACACAGCCCCACCGGCGGTGCTCCATCCACAGTTTGATATTCTACCCTGTCTCCGATCAGGCGCAGCCGCTCTATGGCCCCAGATGCCGCCCTCATACCGTGCTTGATGTGCGCCCCCTCAAAGGCCGGACCTGAGGCGCAGGAGACGCTGGTGATCTCACCCGAACTGACCAGGGCCAACTCTGTGTTGGTGCCGATATCCAGGGCCAGTGCTACGCCATCGGTCTTCCATATCCCTGTAGCCAGTAACATGGCCACATGATCAGCGCCCACGAAGCCAGCAATATTGGGCAAAAGGTGCACATAAGCGCCTGGAGCAATGCAGAGCCCTATCTCGCGGGCCTTTATGTCCAATGCCTCGCTGATGGCAGGCACGAAAGGGGATAGGGCCAGTTGCTGGACCGGCAAACGTAGCAACAAATGATGCATGGCAGTGTTGCCCACTACCACTGCTTCAATGACTTCCTCAGGTTGGGCACCAGCGCTGGCACAGAGGTCAATGGTCATCTGGTTCAAAGCCTTCATCACTACTTCCTGCAGGCATGCTGCTTCTGGGAGAGACTCCCTGATGCGGGAGAGGCGAGCTATGATGTCCTCCCCGTAAGCAATCTGGGGATTCATAATCCCCTGGACGGCCAGCGTGTGACCATTTTCCAGATCAAGCAGATAACCAGCTATCTTGGTGGTGCCCAGGTCTATGGCTATTCCTAAGTGGCGGCTATGCCAAGGGCGAAGTGCTATGATCTCGCCACGGCGTACTGAAGCTGTTACTCGCCGGTCGCACTCCCGTAACTGCGACGAGAGATTACGCATTACCTCAAGGTCAGTGATACGGCTGCGCATCTGGTACTGATCCTGAATGGCCTGGATCACGCGCTCAGCATCGGCACGCTGGTCCTCTAAGGATGGAGGGGATAGTTCAAGACCGTAGGCACGGACAACCGGCTCTGGTGAGATGGCTGTCTCCAATCCCTCGACCTGTGTTCGCTGGAGAGCCGTCAGTGACTCGGGAGGTACATGGAGTTTGGTGTCACCCAGCGGATAGGCCTGGCAGGCCAAGCGATAGCCTTTTTCTAGTTCATGAGGTGAGAGGGACTGCTTTTCGTTGGAGGTGAAGGGGGATAGAGACCCCGTTATGACTTGTACTTTGCAGCGGTGGCAGGTTCCCTGGCCCCCACAGAGGCTGACAAGGTCCACGCCCAGTTGCCGTGCGCAGTCCAGGAGAGACTGGTTAGCCTGGCATGGTCCACGTCTGCCTGCCGGCTCGAATTCAACATGGCAAAGAGTCATGTCCAGTGTTCTTGCTCAGGCTATGCCTTGCTCCTGAGTGCTATGGCCGGCGACAATGGTCTGCAACAAAGCACCGGATACACTGTGCTATAGCATCCCTTTTTGCTCATAGTGTGCCCTGGCCTCTTCCAAGATCTCATCGATTGCTTTCTCTTGATCCTTGGACAACGGCGTGGGTCTATGGGTGGAGAGGATATGTTGGACTCTTTCTTTAGCTCTGTCGATGATGCTCTTCGATCCTGCCTTGACCCATTCAGCGTGTGACAGCCTATCAGCAAGTACCGGGATGAATTGCTCCTTCTTCCACCACTTTCTGGTGTGTGCTTTGTCAAGATAGTGCCCTGGAATAGGGCCTACCTCCCGTATCAGGTCAACAGCCAGAGTTTCATCTGTCACTTCAATGCCATCAAATATTCGGGCTACCATTCCGTAGATCTCAGCATCTATCACGAGGATAACAGGGGACCATGTCAATTCATCATACACCGCTCCAGCAGACAGAAACAGGTTCGGCCCGGCCAGGCATTGTGTGACGGTGTTTATTGCTTTCTCGGACGCGCACTGATAGTCTGGGACTTTGGAATCAGAGCTGTTGGCTGCCAACGACACTGGGATCCCGTAGTAACGCCACATTTGAGCGAAAGCCATGCCAGCAAGCGCATTCTCCACAGCACCAAGAAGTGCCTGACCGGTTCTCATGCCCAGGGGTTGAGAATAGTCTGCTGCTACAAACCGGTTACCCGGGTTGAGCACCTGTGTAAGTACCATGACCGACATCAGTTCAGCATTGTTCAGGGCAAGCGAGCCGGCTATTGTGGCAGGAGAACTTCCTCCCCACGCTTGCCCGCTGGTTGGGAAAATTGGGAATCCGACTTTGGTGTAACGAAATACGGCCTCAATTACGGCCTCACCCCAGGTGAGAGGGGGTGAGCCAGTGAGTGCTCCAATGAGTTCTTGGCCAGTGGCTTGGGCCATCTTGATCTGCCATATTTCCCAGTCGAAACCACATACTCCAGATTGAATTTTGGAGGAATTCTTCAGGCCTATGGCCGTCTTGGCAGGCATTGATATCATGGGAGGGACGCCTTGAAAGTTGAAGTATGCCCCGTAATGGGTATGTATTTCGTCGAGGGCGTCGATAAGCATCACAGCCTCAACCTCGTCTTGCGTCGTCGCCAGCGTTCTCG
Proteins encoded in this window:
- a CDS encoding pterin-binding protein codes for the protein METRVSSVTQEVLISHGRPTVLIGERLNPTGKKKLTATLQEGDLGFLQKEALSQVQAGADILDINVGVPGLDEVALLPQAIQTVINAVDVPLCLDSRNPKALETALKVYPGKAIINSVNGEQRSMERVLPLVKEYGTAVIALTIDDEGIPKEAGRRVAIACKIIERAEALGILREDVIIDPLAMTVGADSRAGLVVLETIRRIKAELGANITLGASNISFGLPDRALLNSTFLTIAIAAGVTCPIVDAAKVRPAILAADLILGRDSYAKRYIGAYRQRQRP
- a CDS encoding DUF4445 domain-containing protein is translated as MTLCHVEFEPAGRRGPCQANQSLLDCARQLGVDLVSLCGGQGTCHRCKVQVITGSLSPFTSNEKQSLSPHELEKGYRLACQAYPLGDTKLHVPPESLTALQRTQVEGLETAISPEPVVRAYGLELSPPSLEDQRADAERVIQAIQDQYQMRSRITDLEVMRNLSSQLRECDRRVTASVRRGEIIALRPWHSRHLGIAIDLGTTKIAGYLLDLENGHTLAVQGIMNPQIAYGEDIIARLSRIRESLPEAACLQEVVMKALNQMTIDLCASAGAQPEEVIEAVVVGNTAMHHLLLRLPVQQLALSPFVPAISEALDIKAREIGLCIAPGAYVHLLPNIAGFVGADHVAMLLATGIWKTDGVALALDIGTNTELALVSSGEITSVSCASGPAFEGAHIKHGMRAASGAIERLRLIGDRVEYQTVDGAPPVGLCGSGILDAMAQLYLAGVLDASGRIGDHPRVRHVEGQREFVLVNEEERNGRLAVTITQQDVRQLQLAKGAIRTGIDVLLQARGHSEQDIQQVVIAGAFGTYVDVASAVAIGMLPQLPLNRFRQVGNAAGMGAKMALISDSKRAEAQMIAHRVQYIELGATPDFAQTFARALRIGQSAR